A stretch of Mucilaginibacter terrae DNA encodes these proteins:
- a CDS encoding ABC transporter permease, protein MIKNYFKIAWRNLLKNKGFTFINIAGLAVGMASAAIILFWIQDEVTFDRFFDKQDRLYLTYNRSKVEKEIWAWQTTPKIMAPTMKAAYPEVEDATRINDANYLFTVGNKHLNVHGYHADPGFFNMFSFPLVKGNPKTALSSTSGIAITEKLAVKLFGNEDPMGKIIRIDSNAHFKVTALIKDLPANTRFKFEYLMPWSYLKTIGQDDQWWGNNSVKTYVLVKPNVTEAAINAKIKNITRSHSDVKDIDVFLYPANKWHLYSKFENGVNTGGLISTVRIFAVIAAFILLIACINFMNLSTARSEKRAKEVGIRKVAGAPKQLLVAQFIGESVFISFIAGVLAIIIVQLSLSSFNELTSKELHIPYDNVAFWLISLGFILFTGLVAGSYPAFFLSSFKPVSVLKGTYKAANALVTPRKVLVVTQFTFAIILIICTIVIRKQIQHANDREVGYKSDKLVFTVFTGDVSKHYQIIRNEMMSSGAVTSVTKTSAPITQGWSDSWGFDWRGKAPGSKIDFDVFNVDGDFAKTVGVKIIAGRDIDPKSYPTDSSAIMVNESAAKAMGFKNPVGEIVKRDERTLTIVGEIKDFILGSPYEKQKPMIIQGPGWWFSVIHYRLNSAHSTEANLKTIEQIFKKYNPDYPFDYNFVDEDYSTKFKSEQRIGTLASLFAGLTIFISCLGLFGLATYMAQNRIKEVGVRKVLGASVTRITALLSRDFLALVIISFLIATPIAWYTMSEWLSSYDYRITIGIETFIAAGLITIFIALATVSFQAIRAAIANPVKSLRSE, encoded by the coding sequence ATGATTAAAAACTATTTTAAGATAGCGTGGCGTAACCTTTTGAAAAACAAAGGTTTTACGTTTATTAATATTGCAGGTTTGGCCGTTGGTATGGCCAGTGCAGCTATCATTTTATTCTGGATTCAGGATGAAGTGACCTTTGATCGTTTTTTTGATAAACAGGATCGTTTATACCTTACTTACAACCGCTCAAAGGTTGAAAAAGAAATATGGGCCTGGCAAACCACGCCTAAAATTATGGCCCCTACCATGAAGGCCGCTTACCCCGAAGTGGAAGATGCTACCCGTATTAATGATGCCAACTACTTATTTACCGTAGGTAACAAGCACCTCAATGTACATGGCTACCATGCCGACCCTGGCTTTTTTAACATGTTCAGCTTTCCGCTGGTAAAGGGGAATCCAAAAACAGCACTTTCTTCCACATCTGGCATTGCCATAACTGAAAAACTTGCTGTTAAGCTGTTTGGTAACGAAGACCCGATGGGCAAGATCATCAGGATTGATAGCAATGCCCATTTTAAAGTTACCGCGCTTATTAAAGATTTACCTGCTAATACTCGCTTTAAGTTTGAATACCTCATGCCATGGTCGTACCTTAAAACCATCGGACAAGATGATCAATGGTGGGGCAACAACTCGGTAAAAACCTATGTGCTGGTTAAGCCCAATGTTACCGAGGCGGCCATAAATGCAAAAATTAAAAACATTACCCGTTCGCACTCTGACGTTAAGGATATTGATGTTTTTTTGTATCCGGCAAACAAGTGGCACCTGTACTCAAAGTTTGAGAATGGGGTAAACACAGGAGGCTTAATAAGCACCGTGCGCATATTTGCAGTAATTGCGGCTTTTATATTGCTCATTGCCTGCATAAATTTTATGAACCTGAGCACTGCCCGCAGCGAAAAACGCGCCAAAGAGGTGGGCATACGTAAAGTAGCCGGTGCCCCCAAACAATTACTCGTTGCCCAGTTCATAGGCGAATCTGTATTTATTTCATTTATAGCAGGTGTGCTGGCTATTATAATTGTACAGCTATCCTTAAGCAGTTTTAATGAGCTGACCAGTAAAGAGTTACATATCCCGTATGACAATGTTGCTTTTTGGCTTATTTCATTAGGTTTTATTTTGTTTACAGGTTTGGTGGCTGGTAGTTATCCGGCGTTCTTCCTGTCGTCGTTTAAACCGGTGAGCGTTTTAAAAGGCACTTACAAAGCGGCTAATGCCCTGGTTACTCCGCGTAAGGTCTTAGTGGTAACTCAATTTACCTTTGCCATCATTCTCATTATTTGCACTATTGTAATCAGAAAGCAAATACAACACGCCAACGACCGCGAAGTGGGGTATAAAAGCGATAAACTGGTGTTCACCGTTTTTACGGGCGATGTATCTAAACACTACCAAATCATTCGTAATGAAATGATGAGCAGCGGTGCGGTTACTTCGGTTACCAAAACAAGTGCTCCTATTACGCAAGGATGGTCAGATAGTTGGGGCTTTGATTGGCGTGGCAAGGCTCCGGGAAGCAAGATTGACTTTGACGTATTTAACGTTGATGGTGATTTTGCCAAAACTGTTGGTGTAAAAATAATTGCTGGCCGAGACATTGACCCAAAAAGTTATCCAACCGATTCATCGGCCATAATGGTGAACGAAAGTGCAGCCAAAGCAATGGGCTTTAAAAATCCGGTAGGCGAAATAGTTAAAAGGGATGAACGAACGCTGACCATAGTGGGAGAAATTAAAGACTTTATTTTAGGTTCGCCTTACGAGAAACAAAAACCCATGATAATACAGGGGCCTGGCTGGTGGTTTAGTGTTATACATTACCGTTTAAACAGTGCACACAGCACCGAAGCTAACCTTAAAACTATTGAACAGATATTTAAAAAATACAACCCCGACTATCCTTTTGATTACAATTTTGTTGACGAAGATTACTCAACCAAATTTAAAAGCGAACAGCGTATAGGCACGCTGGCCAGTTTATTTGCCGGCTTAACCATATTTATATCGTGCCTTGGCTTATTTGGTTTGGCTACTTATATGGCTCAAAACCGTATTAAAGAAGTAGGCGTGCGTAAGGTACTCGGCGCATCGGTTACCCGTATTACCGCCCTGCTCTCTCGCGATTTTCTGGCACTGGTTATTATTTCCTTTTTAATTGCTACACCAATAGCCTGGTATACCATGAGCGAGTGGTTAAGTTCTTATGATTACCGCATAACCATCGGCATTGAAACATTTATAGCAGCCGGCTTAATTACCATATTTATTGCACTGGCCACGGTAAGTTTCCAGGCCATACGGGCCGCCATTGCCAACCCGGTTAAAAGTTTACGAAGCGAATAG